The Gloeocapsa sp. PCC 73106 genomic sequence AAATATCTACGTCTTCATCCCCCTGGTGTAGTTGATCTAGCTTTTTTAGTTGAAAATTTAGAGCCTATTTTAGCACGAGCGACAACCCATCAGGTTAGTGTCTTGGGATCACCACGCAGGTGTCAACTGATTACCCCTTTCCAATTTAAGCACACTTTGATTGAGGGGAATCGGGTCAAACCTGTGGGAGGAAGATGGTTCACTCATATCGATCATCTCGTGTTGAATGTGGCTCAGGGTGAGTTGCAGATGATGGTTAAATGGTATGAGACGATTTTTGGGTTTCAATCCCAACAAAGCTTCTTAGTTAGTACAGAGCGCAGTGCTTTGTCTTCTCAAGTCATGGTTCACCCTAAAAGTGGGATACAATTACCAATTAACGAACCGGTAGACGCTAATTCTCAAATTCAAGAGTTTCTCGATCTAAATGGAGGAGCTGGGATTCAACATATCGCTCTATTTACTCCTGAGATCACCTTTGCTGTCTCTCAATTGCGCGATTCTGGTTTAAAGTTCCTAGCGATACCCGATGACTATTATCAGCAACTTCTTGCTTTTAATCTCTCTGAAGAGGAATACCAGCAATTAAAAACTCAAGGTATTTTAGCAGACATACAAAGTACGTCAAAGTTATTACAGATTTTTACCGAACCGATTTTTTCCGCACCTACTTTCTTTTTTGAGTTGATTGAACGTCGAGAGAAAGCTCAAGGTTTTGGTGCTGCTAATTTTCAAGTTTTATTTGAGGCGATCGAACGAGAACAAATCAAGAGATCTATATAGCGCGGAAACGATGAAAAACCACGAAGACACAAAGAACACAAAGTTTTTTATTCTGGTCAATCATCCGGAGCTGATATGATTTTCGGCTTTTTTGATTTTTTAAGCTCTTTTAGAAGCTCTTCAGGCGTAACTACTCTAGGAGAAAGCCAGGCATCATCTTCTGTTTCAAGACAATCATCATCATAAGTAATATCTTCATATGACATAGCATCTAGCCTTTTAAGTTGCTCTTGCCTTGAAATATTCTGCATAAGCTTGTCTTTCCTTTTTGCATAAATTAACTCCTAATCTTCCAACTCCAAACCATTAGTTTCTTCGGAGTTAAAATCGATGCGACATTGATAAGGGCGATCGCTAAAATCACAGTAATAAAAAGCTAAACATTTGTTTTGCCCAGTTACTAGTCTTAAATTATACTGAGACTCTCTTGCTACTGTACCCATTTGATTCACTAAACGATAGCGATTGATATAGTCTAAAACGGTCCAGAGTTGACGGTTAATAATCAAGTCAATGGAATTAAGCTCAGGACG encodes the following:
- the hppD gene encoding 4-hydroxyphenylpyruvate dioxygenase encodes the protein MWIDHVHFYVEDAKQWRDWFVHLMGFRAIASKNDGTTITEIVSSQEIVFWLSSPIKLTSPVAKYLRLHPPGVVDLAFLVENLEPILARATTHQVSVLGSPRRCQLITPFQFKHTLIEGNRVKPVGGRWFTHIDHLVLNVAQGELQMMVKWYETIFGFQSQQSFLVSTERSALSSQVMVHPKSGIQLPINEPVDANSQIQEFLDLNGGAGIQHIALFTPEITFAVSQLRDSGLKFLAIPDDYYQQLLAFNLSEEEYQQLKTQGILADIQSTSKLLQIFTEPIFSAPTFFFELIERREKAQGFGAANFQVLFEAIEREQIKRSI